One Mycolicibacterium crocinum DNA window includes the following coding sequences:
- a CDS encoding NIPSNAP family protein: MKKYYSHTLLYLHETIALGSERSDRFTEKFTGIYQPMMEQLGARLFSIWETTPYNGHWPQVTIIWEIDAFADYARIGRAQAPGGSHREAAAQWSDYLAGVGASGEGRIMYAGRSNRSLQELKDAKFGAGLVIQEIMQTKPGKQDDYIRELERLYVPWSERTGKRWLGSFITTFRFNEVIHYWALDGDWDCFENHYPSWKDSPPAEIVTWMSVAPALRDGWEDSILQALPPSPLR, from the coding sequence GTGAAGAAGTACTACAGCCACACCCTGCTGTATTTGCACGAGACCATCGCGCTGGGTTCCGAACGCAGCGACCGGTTCACCGAGAAGTTCACCGGCATTTACCAGCCGATGATGGAACAGCTTGGCGCGCGGCTCTTCTCGATCTGGGAGACCACCCCCTACAACGGGCACTGGCCGCAGGTGACGATCATCTGGGAGATCGACGCATTCGCCGACTATGCGCGGATCGGGCGGGCGCAGGCACCCGGCGGCAGCCATCGCGAGGCCGCCGCCCAGTGGTCGGACTATCTCGCGGGAGTCGGTGCGTCGGGGGAGGGCCGGATCATGTACGCCGGGCGCAGCAACCGCAGCCTTCAGGAGCTCAAGGACGCGAAATTCGGTGCCGGGCTGGTGATCCAGGAGATCATGCAAACCAAGCCGGGCAAGCAGGACGACTACATCCGGGAGCTGGAACGGCTTTACGTCCCGTGGTCGGAGCGCACCGGCAAGCGCTGGCTGGGCTCGTTCATCACGACGTTTCGCTTCAACGAGGTGATCCACTACTGGGCGCTCGACGGTGACTGGGACTGCTTCGAGAATCACTACCCGTCGTGGAAGGACAGCCCACCGGCCGAGATCGTCACCTGGATGAGCGTCGCACCAGCCCTGCGGGATGGCTGGGAAGACTCGATCCTGCAGGCCCTGCCACCGTCCCCGCTTCGATAA
- a CDS encoding IS1380 family transposase yields the protein MQLSHTRPVASARFDDPNLVSCAGLVPMAALAHQCGLSSLADEHITVPTDKGANAGAKVLSLVAGMVAGADSIDDMALLRHGAMGTVFDRPYAPSTLGSFLREFSFGHVRQLDAVAARLLAGLHERTPVLAGVDGPVCVDLDDTIIEVHGYTKQGSGYGYSGVRGLNALIATLTTEHGAPIICGQRLRKGACGSARGAARIVGDTLATVTRLRSSAAATRPLLRADSAFYGYPTVAAALRGGADVSITVRLDPKVKAAIAAIPEDAWISIQYTDAIYDENTQRWISRAEVAEIDFTAFSSRKTSEQIPGRLVVRRIPDLNPASGEGQTTLFDTWRFHAFFTTTDLDTVTADKTHRGHALIEQVHADLKDSALAHLPSGRFGANAAWLVCAAMAFNLTRAAATLTGPALAKARTGTIRRTLISVPARIASSARRLTLHLPRNWPWETAWNTLFHSLFGRNRPLLA from the coding sequence ATGCAACTATCTCACACTCGTCCTGTGGCGTCAGCCCGCTTTGATGACCCCAATCTGGTGTCGTGTGCCGGGCTGGTCCCGATGGCCGCTCTGGCTCATCAGTGCGGGTTGAGCAGCCTGGCTGATGAGCACATCACGGTGCCGACCGACAAGGGCGCCAACGCCGGGGCGAAAGTCTTGTCGCTGGTCGCGGGCATGGTAGCTGGTGCTGACAGCATCGATGACATGGCCTTGCTGCGCCACGGCGCGATGGGCACCGTGTTCGACCGCCCGTACGCCCCGTCGACGCTGGGATCGTTCCTGCGCGAATTCAGCTTCGGTCATGTCCGCCAACTCGACGCCGTGGCGGCGCGGTTGCTGGCCGGTCTGCACGAACGCACTCCGGTGCTGGCCGGTGTTGACGGTCCGGTGTGTGTTGATCTCGATGACACCATCATCGAAGTGCACGGCTACACCAAACAGGGATCTGGTTACGGATACTCCGGGGTCCGTGGGTTAAATGCGCTGATCGCCACGCTCACCACTGAGCATGGTGCACCGATCATCTGCGGCCAACGCCTACGCAAAGGCGCCTGCGGATCAGCACGTGGAGCTGCCCGCATCGTCGGCGACACGCTGGCCACCGTGACACGACTGCGCTCTTCGGCGGCAGCCACCCGGCCGCTGCTGCGAGCCGACTCGGCGTTCTACGGCTACCCAACCGTGGCGGCTGCTCTGCGCGGTGGTGCCGACGTGTCGATCACCGTGCGCCTGGACCCAAAAGTCAAAGCCGCCATCGCCGCCATACCCGAGGACGCCTGGATCTCGATCCAGTACACCGACGCGATCTACGACGAGAACACCCAGCGCTGGATCTCGCGCGCCGAGGTCGCCGAGATCGACTTCACCGCGTTCAGCTCCCGCAAAACCAGCGAGCAGATCCCCGGCAGGCTGGTGGTGCGGCGCATCCCCGACCTCAACCCCGCCAGCGGCGAGGGGCAGACCACCCTGTTCGACACCTGGCGCTTCCATGCCTTCTTCACCACCACCGACCTCGATACCGTCACCGCCGACAAGACCCACCGCGGCCACGCGCTCATCGAGCAGGTCCACGCCGACCTCAAAGACTCTGCTCTGGCCCATCTGCCCTCGGGGCGATTCGGCGCCAACGCCGCCTGGCTGGTGTGCGCAGCGATGGCGTTCAACCTCACCCGCGCCGCGGCCACCCTGACCGGACCAGCGCTGGCCAAAGCCCGCACCGGCACCATCCGCCGCACCCTGATCAGCGTGCCGGCACGCATCGCCTCCTCGGCCCGACGCCTGACCCTGCACCTGCCACGCAACTGGCCCTGGGAAACCGCGTGGAACACCCTGTTCCACAGTCTGTTTGGCCGAAACCGGCCACTGCTGGCCTAA
- a CDS encoding cytochrome P450, with amino-acid sequence MSADSSGYSPHDITSRRFWGQTFDVREQTFAALRATDGLTWHEPFPSLFPMEEPGFWALTRRTDIVHASLHPELFSSAQGIALDPMPAEIQRIATFFLMMDPPQHTVYRRLISSAFTPRNVAQIDEQVRKNAATVVDELVGAGEVDFVAACSARLPMMTISEMLGVPTSDREAVAKAAEKLFSMSDDEYATIEERAEATVNEMFLLAGTGIELAKFRRRHPGDDLMTSIVNAEVDGHRLTDEEIGAFLVLLASAGNDTTKQTTSHAMLALAANPDQRAWLMEDFDGRIGTAVEEFIRWATPVLQFARFVTEDTELAGQQLKAGDKVGLFYCSANRDEAAFDQPGKFDVARSPNPHLGFGGGGPHFCLGNQLARTELRNLFRELLFRVDVEFGEPDYLLSSFVHGIKRLPAFVR; translated from the coding sequence GTGTCGGCGGACAGCAGTGGCTACAGCCCCCACGACATCACGTCGCGGCGATTCTGGGGTCAGACCTTCGACGTCCGCGAGCAGACCTTCGCCGCACTGCGGGCCACCGATGGGCTCACCTGGCATGAGCCGTTCCCGTCGTTGTTCCCGATGGAGGAGCCCGGCTTCTGGGCGTTGACCCGGCGCACCGACATCGTCCACGCGAGCCTGCACCCCGAGCTGTTCAGCTCGGCGCAGGGCATCGCGCTCGACCCGATGCCCGCCGAAATCCAGCGGATCGCGACCTTCTTCCTGATGATGGATCCGCCGCAGCACACCGTCTACCGACGCCTGATCAGCTCGGCGTTCACCCCGCGCAACGTCGCCCAGATCGACGAGCAGGTCCGCAAGAACGCCGCCACCGTGGTCGACGAACTGGTCGGAGCCGGCGAGGTGGACTTCGTCGCGGCCTGCTCGGCACGGCTGCCGATGATGACGATCTCGGAGATGCTCGGCGTGCCGACCTCTGACCGCGAGGCGGTGGCCAAAGCCGCCGAGAAGCTCTTCTCGATGAGCGACGACGAGTACGCCACGATCGAGGAACGGGCCGAGGCGACCGTCAACGAGATGTTCCTGCTGGCCGGCACCGGCATCGAGCTGGCCAAGTTCCGCCGTAGGCATCCCGGCGACGACCTGATGACCAGCATCGTCAACGCCGAGGTCGACGGGCACCGGCTCACCGACGAGGAGATCGGCGCCTTCCTGGTGCTGCTGGCCTCGGCCGGCAACGACACCACCAAGCAGACCACCTCGCACGCCATGCTGGCGCTCGCGGCCAACCCTGACCAGCGGGCCTGGCTGATGGAAGATTTCGACGGCCGGATCGGTACGGCGGTCGAGGAGTTCATCCGGTGGGCGACGCCGGTGCTGCAGTTCGCCAGGTTCGTCACCGAGGACACCGAGTTGGCCGGCCAGCAGCTGAAGGCCGGCGACAAGGTCGGGCTGTTCTACTGCTCGGCGAACCGGGACGAGGCAGCCTTCGACCAGCCGGGGAAGTTCGACGTGGCACGCTCACCGAACCCGCATCTCGGCTTCGGCGGCGGCGGCCCGCACTTCTGCCTCGGCAACCAGCTCGCACGGACCGAACTGCGGAATCTGTTCCGCGAGTTGCTGTTCCGGGTCGACGTCGAGTTCGGCGAGCCAGACTATCTCCTCAGTAGTTTCGTACACGGGATCAAGCGACTCCCGGCGTTCGTCCGGTGA
- a CDS encoding TetR/AcrR family transcriptional regulator — protein sequence MGTVSRRWGAERAQLDGDEARQRLLEAASRCIVRRGNTQIRMAEVAAEAGVVRSTVYRYFPSRDDLLLGLLLMRIDNALAGNVASLPHPDDAADSILELLMAPVQSVVGDHLNKALMSSESIALTTALQIGSEQIVDVVLRHYRPLFERWQADGQLHADLDPRETARWLHTAALFLIAPAWRHRPADAKRRFVQQYLLRALVPQIGQ from the coding sequence ATGGGAACAGTGAGTCGTCGTTGGGGCGCTGAGCGCGCGCAGCTCGACGGCGACGAGGCGCGCCAACGTCTGCTCGAGGCCGCCAGTCGGTGCATCGTGCGCCGCGGTAACACCCAGATCCGGATGGCCGAGGTCGCCGCCGAAGCCGGTGTGGTCCGTTCGACGGTGTATCGCTACTTTCCGTCGCGCGACGACCTGCTGCTCGGGCTGCTGCTGATGCGCATCGACAACGCGCTGGCCGGCAATGTCGCCTCGCTGCCGCATCCCGATGACGCGGCAGACTCGATCCTGGAGCTGCTGATGGCACCCGTGCAGTCGGTGGTCGGCGACCACTTGAACAAGGCACTGATGTCCAGCGAGAGCATCGCGCTGACGACGGCACTCCAGATCGGCTCCGAGCAGATCGTGGATGTGGTCCTGCGCCACTACCGCCCGCTGTTCGAGCGGTGGCAGGCCGACGGCCAACTGCATGCCGACCTCGATCCACGCGAGACCGCCCGGTGGCTGCACACGGCGGCGTTGTTCCTGATCGCGCCCGCCTGGCGGCACCGGCCCGCGGACGCCAAGCGCCGATTCGTCCAGCAGTACCTGCTGCGCGCCCTCGTGCCACAAATCGGACAATAG
- a CDS encoding SDR family NAD(P)-dependent oxidoreductase, which yields MSKPLAGRRAVVTGAATGLGAAAVRALSEAGAEVVATYHQTDPADESEATWLQCDARDPDSVGAVIDAAVAQMGGLDVLVNAAGLWQQGIPGQIAVADIDFVLDTNLKTTILTNQAAHAVMRKSGGRIINFGSAEAVMGSPISAVYAAAKGAVQAWTRSAAKAWASDNVTVNALAPAMQTRGAERLREFLGPDAAPFIDQQIKATIPLGGALGDPDRDLGPVLVFLASEGSHFITGQLLPVDGGLIMVGG from the coding sequence ATGAGCAAGCCGCTTGCCGGACGTCGCGCGGTCGTGACCGGCGCGGCCACCGGCCTGGGCGCCGCAGCGGTCCGGGCGCTGTCGGAGGCCGGTGCGGAGGTCGTCGCGACCTACCACCAGACCGATCCGGCCGACGAGTCGGAAGCGACCTGGTTGCAGTGCGACGCCAGGGACCCCGATTCCGTGGGCGCGGTGATCGACGCCGCCGTCGCGCAGATGGGCGGCCTCGACGTGCTGGTCAACGCAGCGGGACTGTGGCAGCAGGGCATTCCGGGACAGATCGCCGTCGCCGATATCGACTTCGTCCTCGACACCAACTTGAAGACGACGATCCTGACCAACCAGGCGGCGCATGCGGTGATGCGCAAGTCCGGTGGCCGCATCATCAACTTCGGTTCGGCGGAGGCGGTGATGGGCAGTCCGATCTCCGCGGTCTACGCCGCGGCCAAGGGTGCGGTACAAGCCTGGACCCGCTCGGCGGCGAAAGCGTGGGCCTCCGACAACGTAACGGTGAACGCTCTGGCGCCGGCGATGCAGACCCGCGGCGCGGAGCGACTGCGCGAGTTCCTCGGGCCGGACGCGGCGCCGTTCATCGATCAGCAGATCAAAGCCACCATTCCGCTGGGCGGTGCGCTCGGTGATCCCGACCGCGACCTCGGACCCGTGCTGGTCTTCCTGGCGAGTGAGGGCTCGCACTTCATCACCGGTCAGCTGCTGCCGGTCGACGGCGGCCTGATCATGGTGGGCGGCTGA
- a CDS encoding LLM class flavin-dependent oxidoreductase → MGFSYSDVLHRAHRCEELGIGSLWLYDHMYGPGAPGIDSLEAWTLATALLARTDGLRVGHMVLCNQFRHPAVLAKMATTLDQVSAGRLELGIGSGSIDDEHHRLGLNWGTFAQRSDRLRETLEILTQAFGEQRIDFSGTHYTVRDMPIKPGPVQQPRPPIVVGGSGEKYTLPLVARYADVWNVPTYALGEMEHKLAVLRSLCEDIGRDPATIVMSVEAVLALAPDDAALEGVRAVAEKRFGGPGFGLHEGGLIGTPSVIVDRLGQLREMGFGQVVFFTHDRASDATLELLAVEVLPQL, encoded by the coding sequence ATGGGTTTCAGCTACTCCGACGTGCTGCACCGCGCGCACCGCTGCGAAGAGTTGGGCATCGGTTCGCTGTGGCTCTACGACCACATGTACGGCCCCGGTGCCCCGGGCATCGACTCGCTGGAGGCCTGGACGCTGGCCACTGCGCTGCTCGCCCGCACCGACGGCTTGCGGGTCGGACACATGGTGCTGTGCAACCAGTTTCGTCATCCCGCCGTCTTGGCCAAGATGGCCACCACCCTGGACCAGGTGTCCGCCGGTCGCCTCGAGTTGGGCATCGGCAGCGGCTCCATCGACGACGAACACCACCGGCTCGGGCTGAACTGGGGCACGTTCGCCCAGCGCTCCGACCGTCTGCGCGAGACCCTGGAAATCCTCACTCAGGCCTTCGGCGAGCAGCGGATCGATTTCAGCGGAACGCATTACACGGTGCGCGACATGCCGATCAAGCCTGGGCCCGTGCAGCAGCCGCGGCCACCGATCGTGGTGGGCGGGTCCGGCGAGAAGTACACGCTGCCGCTGGTCGCCCGCTACGCCGACGTCTGGAATGTACCCACCTACGCACTCGGCGAGATGGAGCACAAGCTGGCCGTGCTGCGGTCATTGTGTGAGGACATCGGCCGGGACCCGGCCACCATCGTGATGTCAGTGGAGGCGGTACTGGCCCTGGCGCCTGACGACGCAGCGCTCGAAGGTGTTCGTGCGGTCGCCGAGAAGCGCTTCGGCGGACCGGGTTTCGGCCTGCACGAGGGCGGCCTGATCGGCACCCCGTCCGTGATCGTCGACCGACTGGGTCAACTCCGTGAGATGGGCTTCGGCCAGGTGGTGTTCTTCACCCACGACCGAGCCTCCGACGCCACCCTGGAGCTGCTTGCCGTCGAGGTACTGCCACAGCTCTAG
- a CDS encoding ferredoxin, with the protein MRIEVDLGKCTGHGICETIAEDVFEVADDGSVRVHGDQRPEADRARMQQAVTQCPAAALSLVED; encoded by the coding sequence ATGCGTATCGAAGTGGACCTCGGCAAGTGCACCGGGCACGGTATCTGCGAGACCATCGCCGAGGACGTGTTCGAAGTCGCCGACGACGGCAGCGTCCGCGTCCACGGCGATCAGCGGCCTGAAGCGGACCGGGCGCGGATGCAGCAGGCGGTCACCCAGTGTCCCGCCGCAGCGCTGTCGCTGGTCGAGGACTGA
- a CDS encoding phosphotransferase family protein: MGPDLASRLTPWLQALLGEDVRVEGLDRVDFGHSAEMVLFTIATATDRTDVVLRLRPRPPALLEPYDLPRQFRVLSALRDTAVRAPKVLWLEDSGDVLGRPFLVMERVPGDVYEMEVPDGPDVTDRRIRRMCVSMAEQLAAVHTVDLAATGLAELGDGHNHLDREIARWADEMHRVQRGQLPALERLLAELQRSKPEQYAHVTLVHGDAKPGNFAFVGDDVSAVFDWELTSLGDPLTDLGWMELLWMQPVGLTSHPAALSIDDFLAHYQAASGITPRNRPWYRALNAFKMAVICLIGSALYDSGASDDERFLLNAHGISLLTQLGLADLGITDKLDDGPVLPRPR; the protein is encoded by the coding sequence ATGGGGCCTGACCTGGCTTCCCGCCTCACGCCGTGGTTGCAGGCACTTCTCGGCGAGGACGTCCGGGTGGAGGGGCTCGACCGTGTCGACTTCGGGCACTCGGCCGAAATGGTGCTCTTCACCATCGCGACGGCGACCGACCGCACCGATGTGGTGTTGCGGCTGCGGCCGCGCCCGCCGGCACTTCTGGAGCCCTATGACCTGCCCCGTCAGTTCAGGGTCCTGTCCGCGCTGCGCGACACCGCGGTCCGCGCGCCAAAGGTGTTGTGGCTCGAGGACTCCGGTGACGTACTGGGCCGCCCGTTCCTCGTCATGGAGCGGGTGCCGGGTGACGTCTATGAGATGGAAGTACCCGACGGCCCAGACGTCACCGACCGCAGAATTCGGCGGATGTGTGTCAGCATGGCCGAGCAACTCGCGGCCGTGCACACCGTCGACCTTGCCGCCACCGGTTTGGCTGAGCTCGGGGACGGTCACAACCACCTCGACCGCGAAATCGCCCGCTGGGCCGACGAGATGCATCGGGTGCAACGCGGGCAGTTGCCCGCACTAGAACGTCTGCTCGCGGAATTGCAGCGCAGCAAGCCCGAACAGTACGCGCACGTCACACTCGTCCACGGTGACGCCAAGCCCGGGAACTTCGCCTTCGTCGGCGACGATGTGAGTGCGGTGTTTGATTGGGAACTCACATCTTTGGGTGATCCACTGACTGACCTCGGGTGGATGGAGCTGCTTTGGATGCAGCCGGTCGGCCTCACCAGCCATCCCGCCGCGCTGAGCATCGACGACTTCCTGGCGCACTACCAGGCGGCCAGCGGGATCACCCCGCGCAACCGGCCCTGGTACCGGGCACTTAACGCCTTCAAGATGGCGGTCATCTGCCTGATCGGCTCGGCCCTCTACGACAGTGGCGCCAGCGATGACGAGCGGTTCTTGCTGAACGCCCACGGCATTTCGCTGCTCACCCAGCTGGGGCTGGCCGATCTCGGCATCACCGACAAGCTCGACGACGGACCGGTGCTGCCGCGGCCGCGTTAG
- a CDS encoding phosphotransferase family protein, translating to MSLNIPASVDDLTPSWFSEALGEKVTAVEVLDAHSGTTGRARVRLTSESLPETLFVKLQPFTPEQRAFLRQVGLGVAEARLYAKLGSELPVRIPRVWHSATDEAEGSFVMVLEDLVASGCRFPTPHDDDIRDVARSAMTELAVLHSTYSGREIPWLATPDGMRRKPDDPKTAARRTHFVRLALDQFGAEMGPEFRRLAQLYIERSGDIIGLFGEGALTLIHGDTHSGNLFVDDGRTGFYDWAVVGRGPGMRDVAYFLCNSLPTDVRRSEQHALLASYRSALEENGVALDERTALEQYRLFSLYSWIAAVSTAAVGSQWQPIEIARAAMILTTRAIEDLAVVELLEQRLP from the coding sequence GTGAGCCTGAACATCCCGGCCTCGGTGGACGATCTGACACCGTCCTGGTTCAGCGAGGCGCTGGGCGAGAAGGTGACTGCCGTCGAGGTGCTCGACGCCCACTCCGGCACCACCGGCCGAGCCCGCGTCCGTCTGACCAGCGAATCGCTGCCCGAGACGTTGTTCGTCAAACTGCAACCGTTCACCCCGGAACAGCGGGCGTTCCTGCGCCAGGTTGGTCTCGGAGTTGCCGAGGCGAGGCTCTACGCCAAGCTGGGTAGCGAACTGCCCGTGCGTATTCCGCGTGTCTGGCACTCCGCAACCGACGAGGCCGAGGGCTCATTCGTGATGGTTCTCGAAGACTTGGTCGCGTCGGGCTGCCGGTTCCCGACCCCGCACGATGACGATATCCGCGACGTCGCGCGATCGGCGATGACTGAGCTGGCCGTTCTGCACTCCACCTATTCGGGTCGGGAAATCCCCTGGCTGGCAACGCCGGACGGTATGCGGCGCAAGCCCGACGATCCCAAGACGGCTGCTCGACGGACGCACTTCGTCCGGCTCGCACTCGACCAGTTCGGCGCCGAGATGGGTCCGGAGTTCCGTCGCCTGGCACAGCTGTACATCGAGCGCTCGGGCGACATCATCGGACTGTTCGGCGAAGGTGCGCTCACCCTGATCCACGGTGATACCCACAGCGGCAACCTGTTCGTCGACGACGGGCGCACCGGTTTCTACGACTGGGCGGTCGTCGGCCGCGGTCCGGGCATGCGCGACGTCGCCTACTTCCTGTGTAATTCGCTACCGACCGATGTGCGGCGATCCGAACAGCACGCGCTGCTGGCGAGCTACCGGTCTGCTCTCGAGGAGAACGGAGTGGCCCTGGACGAACGCACTGCGCTCGAACAGTACCGGTTGTTCTCGCTGTACTCCTGGATCGCCGCGGTCTCGACAGCGGCGGTCGGATCACAATGGCAGCCCATCGAGATTGCGCGTGCGGCAATGATTCTCACGACGAGAGCCATCGAGGACCTCGCCGTGGTGGAACTGCTGGAGCAGCGGCTGCCCTAG
- a CDS encoding TetR/AcrR family transcriptional regulator — protein MSPAGTTAAIPDEDETSSRRRILNATAEVLARSGQTKLSLSEVALQAGVSRPTLYRWFASKTELLDAFGAYEREMFDTGISRATAGLRGTDKLDAALQFIVSYQQTYSGVRLIDIEPEVVIAQLARILPLMRTRLQRLLTGPNAEIKAATAIRIAVSHYVVRSDDADQFLAQLRHAVGIKQ, from the coding sequence GTGAGCCCGGCCGGAACCACCGCTGCGATCCCCGACGAGGACGAGACCTCGTCGCGCCGCCGCATCCTCAATGCGACCGCCGAGGTGCTCGCCCGAAGCGGACAGACCAAGCTCAGTTTGTCGGAGGTGGCCTTGCAGGCAGGGGTCTCGCGGCCCACCCTCTACCGCTGGTTCGCCTCCAAAACTGAACTGCTCGACGCGTTCGGCGCCTACGAGCGGGAGATGTTCGACACCGGCATCAGCCGGGCCACGGCCGGGCTGCGTGGCACCGACAAACTCGACGCGGCGCTGCAGTTCATCGTCTCCTATCAACAGACCTACTCCGGGGTCCGGCTCATCGACATCGAACCCGAGGTGGTGATCGCCCAGCTGGCCCGGATCCTGCCGCTCATGCGAACCCGGCTACAGCGGCTGCTGACGGGGCCCAACGCGGAGATCAAGGCCGCCACCGCAATTCGCATCGCCGTGTCGCACTATGTGGTGCGCAGTGACGATGCCGATCAGTTCCTGGCTCAGTTGCGCCACGCCGTCGGCATCAAGCAGTGA
- a CDS encoding DUF732 domain-containing protein — MAVTTGALLGAATLLTAPPSHADAVAYLLNVTVRPGYNFPNADAALSYGHRLCDKITAGSSYADIVREVKADFQTSDEYQASYLITQGANELCPARIWQLRQSAADYVPGGVP, encoded by the coding sequence ATGGCGGTGACGACCGGCGCCTTGCTCGGCGCGGCTACGCTGCTCACCGCCCCGCCGTCGCACGCCGACGCGGTGGCTTACTTGTTGAACGTCACGGTGCGTCCCGGGTACAACTTTCCCAACGCCGACGCCGCGCTGTCCTACGGCCACCGACTGTGCGACAAGATAACCGCAGGTAGCTCATACGCGGATATCGTGCGTGAAGTCAAGGCTGACTTCCAGACCTCCGACGAATACCAGGCTTCGTACCTGATCACCCAGGGAGCCAACGAACTCTGCCCCGCCCGGATCTGGCAGCTCAGACAATCGGCGGCAGACTACGTTCCCGGCGGAGTGCCATGA
- a CDS encoding zinc-dependent alcohol dehydrogenase — protein sequence MRATIVTGPGQTDVVDVADPEVKAADVLVKIKACGICGSDALYISMGGLPPHQGRMALGHEPAGEVVEVGRDVTGINVGDHVVINPIGAPSGIIGNGGATGALAEYLLVENAVRGQSIEVIPADIPFEVAALNEPMAVARHGVNQTKPAPADKVAVFGAGPIGLGATIAYKALGVSHVTVVDLIGSRLEKALAVGADAVINAGDEDVAKRLIELHSKGEALWPGKSGTTIYLDAAGAPSVINTALGAAQRGARLGVVAVHKEPVPVDFINIMANEITVVGSMGYPTEIFEVTKDLVANWQKYAVIVSHTFGFDEVQDALRTAMTPGAADKVVVTFD from the coding sequence ATGAGAGCAACGATTGTCACCGGGCCCGGCCAGACCGACGTCGTCGACGTCGCCGATCCGGAGGTCAAAGCAGCCGACGTTCTGGTGAAGATCAAGGCCTGCGGCATCTGCGGTTCCGACGCGCTCTACATCTCGATGGGTGGTCTGCCACCGCATCAGGGGCGGATGGCGCTCGGGCACGAGCCGGCCGGCGAGGTGGTCGAGGTCGGTCGCGACGTGACCGGCATCAACGTCGGGGACCATGTGGTCATCAACCCGATCGGCGCACCGAGTGGGATCATCGGCAACGGCGGCGCCACCGGGGCGCTGGCCGAGTACCTCCTCGTCGAGAACGCCGTGCGTGGCCAGAGCATCGAGGTCATCCCGGCCGATATTCCGTTCGAGGTGGCAGCCCTCAACGAGCCGATGGCGGTCGCCCGGCACGGGGTCAATCAGACCAAGCCCGCACCTGCGGACAAGGTCGCCGTATTCGGTGCCGGGCCGATCGGGCTCGGCGCGACCATCGCCTATAAGGCTCTCGGTGTCAGCCATGTGACCGTGGTGGACCTGATCGGCTCCCGGCTGGAGAAGGCGCTGGCGGTCGGTGCCGATGCGGTGATCAACGCCGGCGATGAGGATGTCGCGAAGCGCCTCATCGAATTGCACAGCAAGGGCGAGGCGCTGTGGCCGGGCAAGTCGGGCACCACGATCTACCTCGACGCCGCCGGCGCGCCGTCGGTAATCAACACGGCGCTGGGGGCGGCCCAGCGAGGAGCACGGCTGGGTGTGGTCGCCGTGCACAAGGAGCCGGTGCCGGTCGACTTCATCAACATCATGGCCAATGAGATCACCGTCGTCGGATCCATGGGATACCCCACCGAAATCTTCGAGGTAACAAAGGATCTCGTTGCCAACTGGCAGAAGTACGCGGTGATCGTCAGCCATACCTTCGGGTTCGACGAGGTGCAGGACGCGTTGCGGACGGCGATGACGCCGGGTGCCGCCGACAAGGTCGTCGTCACCTTCGACTAG